In Necator americanus strain Aroian chromosome IV, whole genome shotgun sequence, the following proteins share a genomic window:
- a CDS encoding hypothetical protein (NECATOR_CHRIV.G13375.T2), which translates to MLLKKNEGKKVGDRDANGDPRARVFESEREEAGVHLTVTVEDKGGGGGGGEGGGRRATSQHPRSSVLACGPEAYRQRRRRRPPAADIPDGQPGPNRRSL; encoded by the exons ATGTtgttgaagaagaatgaaggtAAGAAAGTCGGGGATCGGGACGCGAACGGTGATCCGCGTGCGCGCGTGTTCGAAAGTGAACGAGAAGAAGCTGGTGTTCATCTCACAGTCACAGTTGAGGAtaaaggaggaggaggaggaggaggagaaggcgGCGGTCGT CGCGCAACCTCACAACATCCGCGCTCGAGTGTCTTAGCATGCGGACCAGAAGCTTACAGACagcggcgacgacgacgacctCCAGCCGCTGACATCCCGGACGGACAGCCGGGACCAAACAGGCGATCGCTATAG